In Oreochromis niloticus isolate F11D_XX linkage group LG22, O_niloticus_UMD_NMBU, whole genome shotgun sequence, the sequence TCCGTTTAATCGTCTTGATCTCCACATCCTGAAGTTTTATGATCCCCAACGTTTTTTCTCCAGGCTCAGCATCAAGCTAAAACCTGACTTTGTCAGTACTGTACCAAGTAAGATGTATCCAACTTCAAACAACATGACTGCTTACCTCGCTAATTCATGTTTAATGTCTAACACTAGCCACAAGTACGCTAACATGTCAGTGACTGTGACAATAATCAAAGTTTGGcttttttggcattttattTAACTGTATATTCACAGACTGTATATTCACATTAACTCTAAAGGTGGCCTCATATTGAGACcagaagaaataaaactttgaaTGCCAAAATACCTCTAAGTCCATGCAAAATACCATGCTAAGTCTTCTTAGCATGTTGTTCACTGTTTGAAACAATGATGTTCCCTTTTAGAGTAGATAGATGAGATTTTTTACTTTGTCTCCACATAAAAATTGCATATAAGTGGATGTCAAGAGTACCTTTTCCACAGAGATAAGTAATTTCCTTAACTACATAATGACAAGAATGCATCAACCACAGCTAGCTGAGATTAGCTAAGCTATGTTTTTACAGGGAAAGTGAGTGAGAAAAAGCTGTGTTAGAGAACGTCCGAGTGCAGCTAGCTCACTGTGATGATCCAAAAAGCAGTTTGAACATCACAGTGAgagcagtttgagatgatctaaCATCCTCTGAACATGATGACTTTTATGAAATGGTCAGCAACAACATTCGGGTAGGATGtcacatttaaatgatgctcagttggtaccaAGGAGCCCCACAGTGGtgtaccaccaccaccaacctGAACCGTTGGTACAAGGCAGGATGGTGCTTTCATCTTGTTTACTCGAACTGTGGATTGACAGATACCTTGGTTGTAAATGAGTTACTGCTGCTGTCCTATCAGCTttaagcagtctggccattctcagaggtcagaggaggacCACCACTCACGAAATGTTTGCTGTTGTTTGGATGATCCTCTGTAAACCCTAAAGATGATTTTGTGGGAAACACCCAGGAAATCACCAGTTTCTGAGATACTCCAACCAGCCTGTCAGGCACCAATCCCCAAGTAACCAACCtccttaaatcacctttctttcctGATGCTTGCTTTGATCATCAGCAGACCATCTACATCCCTAAATGCACTggttgtgattggctgattagataatGGTGCTAATGAGGATTACCTCAGGAGTGCCTGAAAACCTGGCCACAGGGGGGAGCATGACCTGCTTACTGTTACTAACGTCTGCATGTTCTAAACATGCTGACATGTGTGATGAAAAATTTGTAAATTATGATTATCTGTcaacatacataaataaataaaaaacatggtGCAGGCGCTTTGACATGGCACCGTATGttccaagcaggaaaacatGAGGTAAGGACTTTCAGCACGAATACAACATCTGCTGTAGAACGAGCCATTAATCAGAGTAATCTCTTCTGTTCACAATATTGTCATAGCAAAAGGCAATATattacaggtgtgtgtgtgtgtgtgtgtgtgtgtgtgtgtgtgtgtgtgttaaaatatGAAGGCTAAATCCACCAtagatttgttattttttaacaaatgttttcaaAATATGGACGCGATTTAAAACTCTACTCCTGATGCCTGTATTGTTTTAGTTTCTGTCATGCTTATTTGTCATGTTCTAAAACAGGGGTCTCAAACCTGCGGCCCGGGGGCCACTCGCGGCCCACGTCACCCCTACTTGTAAATTGACGTGTAGAAATATAATGCAGTTTGACTGATGAagtgacttttttgtttgttgttgagtgacatgttaaaataagttcttCAAATGATTGAATATGAAGGCAACATGAtcagagacacaaacatgctgagGGATTGTCTGTGTTAGGTCACTGACAGACTCACAAACTAATGTGCACACTTATGTCTGCACTTTGATTTTGTTAAATACGAACACAATGACAGCAGATTAGACAGGAAAGCAGAGAGAGCGTGGAGAAGCCATGGCTCAGACCGCAGGTTTGACCTCATGGCTTACAATCACCTGCTCAGCCTGTGAGCCACACATGTACACTCTCACCAATCCAACGAATTAACATGCAAGGAGCTGTTGTCCCAGTACATGATCAGGAGAGCCCACAGAGCCCAGACTGTCTTTGGGGAACTTTTTCTGTCCTCCCAGGAAGTGGACAGGAAGTGGATAGGAAAAGGTTGGTGGCAGAAAGGGCAGAGAGAAAGTCAACAATACAAGTTCTCCAGGAGAGTACATCTAGAGCCGGCTTTACAGCAGGCATGGCAGCTGGCATGCTTGGAATGATGATATCCCATCCAGCCCATTATCTGCTCTTTTAACAGCTGAATGGTATCCATTACCATAACTGATTCAACCATGAATTCCGCTCTGTACCGGAGCGTCTGGGCATCAGCTCGTTTTTCTATTTCCCTGTGCTGTTAAACAAGGACAGCTTCTTCAAACATACTACTTTTATTTTACATGATTACATCATTTGATTTTGTTATTATCATTTCAAAACTGCATCTTGTATTTAGTCTGGTTATCTTTCTCTTATGTTAAAAAgtatttgatgatctgaaacgtgtTAATGTGACAAAGATGCAGAAGAAGAAAGCAGGAGAATACTTTCTCACAGTGCTGCACTTAAATATAATCATTGTCTCTACGGCTGATTTACAGGTTAATGAGTCAGCGGTGGAAGAATATTCAGTTCCTTTATCTGAATAAAAGAACCAAAAGTCCACTGTAAAAGTATTAATGGTTAATGAACTGTTAATGGTGAGCATCACTGTGTAAACTGGTGCTCACCATGCATGTAAGAGATTTTACAGCTGGGATCTCCTCCACATCTGTTCAATATATATGCAGTTAATGGACTCTTAAGTCTACATTGTtaaatcctttttttgttttcccagAGTTATGTGTGCATAGATGCAAGAGCTCCATCTGGTGGAGTTCaacagctccatgaacacgatTCAGTGCAAACGATAAAAGCTGCTGACACGGTGGATAAAAGCAGTGCACCTCATCAGTCTGTGGAGTCTAGATCGGAGACAACTCTAATCTTTCTTTCCTCCACATCCTTAACTATACATGATAATATGATGATCAAATGAATGTTACACTGAAAGGTGAACTCTTCCGAGATATACTGACTCCTACATAACGTCTGAAATACATTCTAATAAAAAGCTATATCAATAAATGATTGCTGTTCTTTGTGATGTGTTGTCATCAAACTAATTTAAATTGTTTTGAATGAATAATCTCAGCTGATGTTATCAGTTTTAGAACGTCCACAGAGATAAGAACAAATGCAAAAATCATGTAGCAACATGTTAGGTGTTGAGTACAGAGGGATTCACCAAAAACTATCAAGTTATTGTACCATATTCTTGTACCTCAAATTAACTGAGCTGTATTCAAACGAGACTTTAAATCCAACTGTAATATGGTGGTATGCATGTTCAAATGTTTTCTGTAGTACGCAAAACTCGATTCAATCTGATCTTTATATAGAtctatctccctctctctcgaCCCTTAACTAAATCTACTTCATTTTTATCACATTTGCACTTTGACTTTATATGAATATGTAAGGGACTATTTTCAGTCCTGTCCTGGTGATTTCGTTGAAGGACCACGACGAACAAGCATGCTGACAAAGGTTTCTACTTTATTATGATCATAAGTGGTTGCCACATTACAAAGTtatgaaaaggaaaagagaaatgGTGGTGCTGTGTTAAAACCAACTTTACAGCTTACAAAGAAGAAACATGAGTAAATGtgataaaaaatatatcagATTTTAAAGGAAGCTCTTCAGAGTTGATGTTTTTCAGCCTCCGTCTACAACAAGCCCTGTCTCTTCAGATCCTCGTAGGTCTTCTTGTTGACCACATTTCCACTGGAGTCCTCATACTCTTCCTGAAAAGCACATCAGCAAAAGCGATTAGCAGCTACActacaacaaaacacaaatgtcTGCTGGATAAGTCCTGAGTGTTGTTACCTCTGTGTCTGGCTGCCACCGCTCTGATGCTTTCTGGGACTTGAGCTTTGCCCACACTACAGttgacataaaacacataaatacatGAACATCTAAACATAAGCTGCATTCAGAATCTGGTCCAATCAACTCACAAGACACAGCATCCTCGATCTGTGTGACGTTGGCAAAGTGAGCGGTGTTGGGGATTCCCAGGCAGCGCATCCCGTGAGCGTGTCTCcactcctttaaaaaaaacatgaaagttcAACATCAACCTTTAAACGGTCCCACAGTCACTGCCAACCCACgagaaaacaacagcagcaacataCTGCAAAGTGCCTCTGGAAGGCTTTGGGTCCTCTGTAAGTGTAGTTTCCACAGATCTCACAGTTGTAGTTGATGTTCAGGCCGTGGAGTTTATAGAGCCAGTATGGAATTGGCTGCAGGGAGTGACAAACAGACACGGTTACTGTGGGTAATCAAGTAAACAACAATGAAACATCTTATATTATTTAACAATAGCAAGCTGAGTGTCTGAGTGACATTAAAGCGAGAGCATGTCCTCTAAGTGATCTATCAGTGTAACAGCAGCACAGGCTGAGCCGTGTGTGTGGATGGACACCCACTCCCACGTTAACACATGCAGATTTCAAACAGACATGCGTGTTACTGAGGACTGTAAGGTTACTctgttgcaggtgtgtgtgtagcCTTACCTTGCCGTCCCAGCCCAGTGGCAGGTTCTTGGGGTTGTAGATGATCTCGTTGTCTTCGTCTTCGCTCTCACTTTCACTGacctgctcttcctcctcctcctcacgcTCCTCTCCGGTCCTGGCCTGCTTCCTTTGCACGTTCTCATGAGTGAGCTGCCTTTGCTCCTGTAGCCACATACACAGTATATCAACATGTGGTTTTCTCATGAAGCTGGCTCGAAACATGAACCCCAACAGCACCATTAACATATTCAGACTCACCCCAAGGATCTCCACGTATTCGTATACTTGAGCTTCCAGGAAGGCGATTTCCTTGTTCCGCTCTGTGTCTCTGTTGGAGTGACGGTAGGAAATCATTAAGAACTACATACTGAACACTTTGATGACACGTGAGGACGTGACATCAGAGGGACAGTTTTACACCCACTTACTTTTTAGGTCCCTTTGCTTTGGGGTTCTTGGCAAACAGTGAAGGATCCAGTGATTCCAGGGACTTGCCTTTGGTGCTGAAGAGCCTCTGAGCTCTCTCCTCCAGAGTCctgaacacagacacagagggaTCGGTTAAAACCAGCCGACATGTAGggtcagcagctctctgcagcttTGTTTCATCTGCTGCCTTGCTCTCAGAGGTCACCACATCAGATGGCTCTGCATATTTCATTTGGGTTTTTTGAACACCAGATGGTCTTTGTGGTTTCAAACAGGGGCTCTCACTATACTAAGGAGCCACAGCGTGAGGTTATCTATAGTTCACAGATGATTCCCTGTCCTCATACAGCTGGTTTTCCAGTAATATTCTGCTTGGAATATGAAAACAACCTTTAATGTTGTAGAAAGAGAGGACGTCTGTCAAAGTGAGTTATTACCGTGTTCCTGATATGTTTCTAGATCTTACCCTCCACATTTCAGTCCCAAAGCCATGAGTGCTGACTTCAACCTGTCCAGACCCAAAGAGGCCAACTCCTACAGCAAAGAGGAAAACGGAGAGTGAAACAAATATGAAACCATTATTTATGCAAAACACTTTGACTTCAGTTACATGTCAATGAGGACTGATTTTACCTCCCAAGAGGAGAAAGCAGAGAGGTCCAGATGGGCACCTGCATGTGTCAAAGCACTACTCGTCTCTTTCTACAGTCAGattgaaaataaacacaaacaaaaagtcaGAGAAGTTCGCAAAACCTAACcatcatctctcactggtcccaGCAGAACAACTTACAGGCCAGCCTGGAAAGGTCCCGTTCTCCCATTTCTTCTCAAACTCTGACAGAACTTTGCCATAAAGGTCGTTCTGGTCGAGCAGCGGTTTGACCCGGTCTGTGTAGTCCTGCAGGTACTCCAGCAGCATCTCTAGATACCTGCACAACACAAGGGACATGTCCACATCTCCACTTCTGCATGCAACACTGACATGTGACTGAGGAACCAGATTCTTTGCAGTTATACTTCCAAGCTGACATCTTGAATAAGCAGCATGGACTTACTTTTTGTATTCAGcatttttcctgtctttgggaATGTCGAACAGCTGGTCAAATGAAGACAGGTAAGTGATGTACTCCAGTTTCTGTACAGACACATGGCACAGAGAGCAGTCAGACAAATCCTGGCTCAGAGGCTTATTCTTTATTAATGAGAATAAACGGGCTACTCTAGGATCTTAACCTCAGCTCCCTTTAAGTTGATGTACTTCAGGTAGCAGTCGTGCAGATCGAGGTATCGGCCGTATCCCTCCTCATCAGTGAAATCCACCATATCTGCAGCACgtaaacacaaatcattcatgcaCTTTAAACCTGGGTATGAAGGTCACAGATGTTACTTACAATAACTGTTAAGTGTAGTTATGCAACTGCAGAGCACTCAATTCAATAAAGTGTGTTTGGTAACCAAAGGCAACCGGTGCTTCGTCTAAATTAGCCTTTTCATTAATGAAGAAAAAGTGTTGATGCTTTCATGAGGTCAGTTAATACAGCTGTGAGATGGAAACAAAGACCTACAGCTCTCTGTTAGTGGTGACAGTGATGGTAACGGAATATTTTATTG encodes:
- the sf3a3 gene encoding splicing factor 3A subunit 3: METILEQQRRYHEEKERLMDAKTKEMLHKKSTLREQINSDHRTRAMLDRYMEVSANLRDLYEDKDGMRRDELAAISGPNEFAEFYNRLKQIKEFHRKHPNEISIPMSAEFEELMKARDNPSEEAQNMVDFTDEEGYGRYLDLHDCYLKYINLKGAEKLEYITYLSSFDQLFDIPKDRKNAEYKKYLEMLLEYLQDYTDRVKPLLDQNDLYGKVLSEFEKKWENGTFPGWPKETSSALTHAGAHLDLSAFSSWEELASLGLDRLKSALMALGLKCGGTLEERAQRLFSTKGKSLESLDPSLFAKNPKAKGPKKDTERNKEIAFLEAQVYEYVEILGEQRQLTHENVQRKQARTGEEREEEEEEQVSESESEDEDNEIIYNPKNLPLGWDGKPIPYWLYKLHGLNINYNCEICGNYTYRGPKAFQRHFAEWRHAHGMRCLGIPNTAHFANVTQIEDAVSLWAKLKSQKASERWQPDTEEEYEDSSGNVVNKKTYEDLKRQGLL